In one Parageobacillus genomosp. 1 genomic region, the following are encoded:
- a CDS encoding YjcZ family sporulation protein, with protein MWGYGGYVPHYYGCGYGGYRYGFSFALIVVLFILLIIVLAAIR; from the coding sequence ATGTGGGGCTATGGCGGATACGTGCCGCATTACTATGGCTGCGGATACGGAGGATATCGCTACGGCTTTTCTTTTGCGTTAATCGTCGTGCTGTTTATTTTGCTGATCATCGTGTTAGCGGCAATTAGATAA
- a CDS encoding YjcZ family sporulation protein — protein MSGIFDRGHTIIVVLFILLIIVGCACVIY, from the coding sequence GTGAGCGGCATATTCGACAGAGGTCATACGATTATTGTTGTACTGTTTATTTTATTAATTATTGTCGGTTGTGCGTGTGTAATTTATTGA
- a CDS encoding cation diffusion facilitator family transporter: MIIRLVKCVERKGNAEAGAFISIVVYIALAVSKLLVGSIAHSDGVKADGWNNLSDIIASAAVYIGMKIAKKPRDHNHPYGHSRAENISSLIAAFMMMSIGIDVMAEGAAALFRPEKRESAPELLAMLVAVASAFVMLFVYSFNKRLAKRTNSQALAAVAKDNLSDALVSIGTVVGIAGAQFKLLWLDPLVAAIIGGIICKTAWEVFMETSHTLTDGFDEQMLTAYKHEIAAIDGVKDVADIKARMLGNDIVLEVTIHVDPHLTVVKSHKIADEVERLMKKRHNIEMTHVHIEPDKIP, encoded by the coding sequence ATGATAATTAGGTTGGTGAAGTGTGTGGAAAGAAAAGGTAACGCAGAAGCGGGAGCTTTCATTAGCATCGTTGTCTACATAGCCTTAGCCGTCAGCAAACTGCTTGTTGGTTCCATTGCCCATTCCGACGGGGTAAAAGCGGACGGGTGGAATAATTTGAGCGACATCATTGCTTCCGCTGCCGTTTATATCGGGATGAAAATTGCGAAAAAGCCGCGCGACCACAATCATCCATACGGCCATTCGCGGGCGGAAAATATTTCTTCTTTAATTGCGGCGTTTATGATGATGTCAATCGGCATCGATGTCATGGCGGAAGGAGCAGCGGCGCTGTTCCGGCCGGAAAAGAGGGAAAGCGCGCCGGAATTGCTTGCTATGCTTGTTGCCGTTGCCTCCGCTTTTGTGATGTTATTTGTCTATTCTTTTAATAAGCGGCTGGCGAAGCGAACCAATAGCCAGGCGCTTGCCGCCGTCGCAAAAGACAACTTGTCCGATGCGCTTGTCAGCATTGGAACGGTCGTCGGCATCGCAGGCGCGCAATTCAAGCTTCTATGGCTGGACCCGTTGGTTGCGGCGATCATCGGAGGAATTATTTGCAAAACGGCCTGGGAAGTATTTATGGAAACATCCCATACATTAACCGATGGATTTGACGAACAAATGTTGACGGCATACAAGCATGAAATTGCCGCTATTGATGGAGTGAAGGATGTTGCCGATATAAAAGCGAGAATGCTGGGAAATGACATCGTTTTGGAAGTAACGATCCATGTCGATCCGCATTTAACTGTGGTCAAAAGCCACAAAATTGCCGACGAAGTGGAACGTTTGATGAAAAAACGCCATAACATTGAAATGACACATGTCCATATCGAACCGGACAAGATCCCTTAA
- a CDS encoding GNAT family N-acetyltransferase — MEFLELKTKNEFLASYPVITDFCPELSQIEYLDYIQEMINDGYRLFSLKIEKKIVTVAIVAIRTDLSNGRHLWISELVTSSLERSKGYGKVMMNHLKEFAIEQKCKKIILYSGLARHRAHHFWEKHMGFEKRGLVFKLDI, encoded by the coding sequence ATGGAATTTTTGGAGTTGAAAACTAAAAATGAATTTCTAGCATCATATCCTGTGATTACAGATTTTTGCCCGGAATTAAGCCAAATTGAGTACCTGGATTACATTCAAGAAATGATAAACGATGGATATCGCCTTTTTTCTCTAAAAATAGAGAAGAAAATTGTTACGGTTGCCATCGTTGCAATTCGAACGGATTTGTCAAATGGACGACATTTATGGATTTCTGAACTTGTAACATCATCCTTAGAACGATCGAAGGGTTATGGAAAAGTAATGATGAACCATTTAAAAGAATTTGCTATAGAGCAAAAATGTAAAAAGATTATTCTTTATTCAGGTTTAGCCCGACATCGGGCCCATCATTTTTGGGAAAAACATATGGGATTTGAGAAACGTGGTCTTGTGTTTAAACTTGACATATAG
- a CDS encoding D-alanyl-D-alanine carboxypeptidase family protein yields the protein MKQLCRAIIVLSLVFFSGCSQPDGQEKNLPKAGENDASHPQNKNNSGKETVENIEAPPTNENKNAPKTEEPTDPELWLEAKYWNIVEVHNGMKVIMNPDNILALVNKEQSLPATYKPNDLVVPRVPFSFAEKNVDKRYMRAEAAAALEALFAAARKEGIELVAASGYRSYERQQAIFTEEVKEKGREKAVQAVALPGQSEHQTGLAMDITSPSVGYALTTAFGETKEGKWVAQHAHEYGFIIRYPKGKEAVTGYQYEPWHLRYVGKKAAKVIFERNITLEEYFRIVRKM from the coding sequence ATGAAACAGCTATGTCGAGCAATAATCGTTTTATCACTTGTTTTTTTCAGCGGGTGCAGCCAGCCTGACGGACAGGAAAAAAATTTGCCGAAGGCAGGAGAAAATGATGCATCCCATCCGCAAAACAAGAATAATAGCGGGAAGGAAACGGTGGAAAACATAGAGGCGCCGCCGACGAACGAAAATAAAAACGCGCCGAAGACAGAGGAACCAACCGATCCGGAATTATGGCTGGAAGCGAAATATTGGAATATTGTCGAAGTGCATAATGGCATGAAAGTCATTATGAACCCAGACAATATACTGGCGCTTGTCAATAAGGAACAATCGCTTCCCGCGACGTATAAGCCGAATGATTTAGTTGTGCCGCGCGTGCCGTTTTCTTTTGCGGAAAAAAATGTAGACAAACGGTATATGCGGGCGGAAGCGGCAGCCGCATTGGAAGCGTTATTTGCCGCGGCACGCAAAGAGGGAATCGAGCTGGTAGCCGCATCCGGATATCGCTCCTATGAGCGGCAACAAGCGATCTTTACGGAAGAAGTCAAAGAAAAAGGAAGAGAAAAAGCTGTTCAAGCCGTTGCGCTGCCGGGGCAAAGCGAGCATCAGACCGGATTGGCAATGGATATTACAAGTCCGTCGGTCGGCTATGCGTTGACAACAGCGTTTGGAGAAACGAAGGAAGGGAAATGGGTGGCTCAACATGCCCATGAATATGGTTTTATTATCCGCTATCCGAAAGGAAAAGAAGCGGTGACCGGATACCAGTATGAACCATGGCATCTTCGTTATGTCGGCAAAAAAGCGGCGAAAGTCATATTTGAAAGAAACATAACGCTTGAAGAATATTTTCGCATTGTTAGAAAGATGTAA
- the deoD gene encoding purine-nucleoside phosphorylase: MSVHIEAKHGEIADKILLPGDPLRAQYIAETFLEGAVCYNRVRGMLGFTGTYKGHRISVQGTGMGVPSISIYVNELIQSYDVQTLIRVGTCGAIQKDVNVRDVILAMSASTDSNMNRLIFRGRDYAPTANFELLRTAYEVGVEKGLALKVGNVFTADMFYNDEPNWETWARYGVLAVEMETAALYTLAAKFGRKALSVLTVSDHILTGEETTAQERQTTFNEMIEVALETAIRAEA, from the coding sequence TTGAGCGTACATATCGAGGCAAAACATGGGGAAATTGCCGATAAAATTTTGCTTCCGGGCGACCCGCTTCGCGCGCAATATATCGCAGAAACATTTTTAGAGGGGGCGGTATGCTATAACCGTGTGCGCGGCATGCTTGGGTTTACCGGTACATATAAAGGGCACCGTATTTCTGTACAAGGAACGGGAATGGGAGTTCCTTCTATTTCTATTTATGTCAATGAACTGATTCAAAGCTATGATGTGCAAACATTAATTCGAGTTGGAACGTGCGGAGCGATTCAAAAAGACGTGAACGTTCGCGATGTCATTTTAGCGATGAGCGCGTCCACGGACTCGAATATGAACCGCTTGATTTTCCGCGGACGCGATTATGCACCGACGGCGAATTTTGAACTGTTACGCACGGCGTATGAAGTCGGTGTCGAAAAAGGGCTTGCCTTAAAGGTAGGCAATGTGTTTACCGCCGATATGTTTTATAATGATGAGCCGAATTGGGAGACGTGGGCGCGCTACGGCGTGTTGGCGGTCGAAATGGAAACGGCGGCCTTATATACGTTGGCGGCAAAATTCGGCCGTAAAGCGCTGTCGGTATTAACGGTCAGTGACCACATTTTGACAGGGGAAGAAACGACAGCACAAGAACGGCAAACGACATTTAATGAAATGATTGAAGTGGCGCTGGAAACAGCGATTCGCGCTGAAGCATGA